A single window of Nicotiana sylvestris chromosome 3, ASM39365v2, whole genome shotgun sequence DNA harbors:
- the LOC138887758 gene encoding uncharacterized protein produces MHFLFIIHYYLYTFPFYSVIITFLDEPVTVTCNEATQYENSGLDEKDEIPEEIVREVENFENKPKSNLDETKAVNLGDVETIKDTRINIHLSPIENEEYICFLKDYEDMFAWSYDDMTGLSTSIVAHKLPTNTMCQPVKQKLRKFKPDMSMKIKEENAGATYMRDMTTIFHGMIHEEIEVYVDDVIIKSKKAADHIADLRKFFDRLRSRFIAQSTVICEPIFMMLGKNAETSWTEDCQKAFDKIKEILSTPPVLVPPEPERPLLLYLSVLDGAFRCVLKPMPTGKLAKWQILLSEFDIVYATKKMVKGKELADHPAENPVGEAYELLKMYFPDEEVSFVGDDITEAYDGWRMFFDKAANFKGGGIGVVLLAYCAHVEEEADGKPWFHDINAYLSKGEYLKHANHTQKCTLRRLSNLFFHSGGNLYKRTPDMGLLRCADAKEASKLLENVHAGSCGPHMNGFVLAKKILRVEAVSYKAITKKVIADFVKDRIVFRFGVHESIIIDNASNLNSDLMKAMCEAFKIKHKNSTAYRPQMNGAIEAANKNIKKILRKMAENHR; encoded by the exons atgcattttctCTTTAtcattcactactatctttacacttttccattctacagcgttattattacttttcttgatgaaccagtgactgtgacatgtaatgaggcaacgcaatatGAGAATAGTGGTTTAGATGAaaaagatgagatacccgaggaaattgtcagggaggttgaaaactttgagaataagcctaagtccaatctggatgagaccaaagcagtaaatttgggagatgtcGAGACCATCAAGGATACTCGCATcaacattcacttgtcaccaatagaGAACGAAGAGTACATTTGCTTCCTAAAAGATTATGAGGATAtgtttgcatggtcgtatgatgacatgaccggcttaagcacgtctatagtggctcacaagttgcccactaatACCATGTGTCAACCAGTgaaacagaaactcagaaagttcaaaccagacatgagcatgaaaatcaaggaggaa aacgctggggccacttacatgagagatatgacaaccatcttccatggtaTGATACACgaagaaatagaggtatatgtggacgatgtcattatcaaatccaagaaggccgcagatcacatagcagatctgaggaagttctttgatAGGCTAAGGAG tcgattcatagcacagtcaacagtcatatgtgaacccatcttcatgATGCTGGGGAAAAATGCtgaaacaagctggacagaggattgtcagaaagcttttgacaagatcaaggaaattctgtccacaccaccagttctggtcccgccagaaccagaaCGACCTTTGCTACTATATCTATCTGTgttggatggagccttcagatgtgttcTG aaacccatgccgactgggaagttggctaagtggcagatactactaagtgagttcgatatcgtctacgcAACTAAAAAGATGGTCAAAGGAAAAGAATTGGCAGATCACcctgctgaaaatccggtgggagaaGCATACGAActtttgaaaatgtattttcctgatgaagaagtatcattcgtaggagatgACATTACCGAggcatatgatggttggaggatgttctttgacaaagctgcaaatttcaaaggagggggcattggagtagttttg CtggcttattgtgctcatgtcgaggaggaagcagatggaaagccttggttccatgacatcaatgCGTATTTGTCAAAAGGTGAATATCtgaagcatgcaaatcacactcagaaatgcacactccggagattgtccaatctcttcttccatagcggaggaaacttgtacaaaagaactcctgatatgggtttactaagatgtgccgacgcaaaggaagcttctaagctacttgagaaCGTTCATGCTGGGAGCTGtggcccacacatgaatggtttcgtcttggctaagaagatactcagg GTAGAAGCTGTATCTTACAAagctataaccaagaaagtcatcgcagattttgtcaaggatcgtattgtcttCCGATTTGGAGTTCACGAGTCCATTATTATTGACAACGCCagcaatctcaatagtgatctaatgaaagctatgtgtgaagctttcaaaatcaagcacaagaattccacagcctacagacctcagatgaatggagccatagaagccgccaacaaaaacattaagaagatattaaggaaaatggcAGAGAACCACAgataa